One Setaria viridis chromosome 3, Setaria_viridis_v4.0, whole genome shotgun sequence DNA window includes the following coding sequences:
- the LOC117848838 gene encoding rhodanese-like domain-containing protein 6 isoform X1, producing the protein MDATRQQEQHTGDGGGDRYGVLLYYKYAEVPDAAALAAFYETHCRSLSLVGRVRVGPDGVNATLGGRMTALEKHIAEMSSKALFDGTDFKLASCEDPVDERVARECGFTSLSVRVVKELVTLCSNPTSAPPEILGAGKHLSAAEFHSVLQNVAGTSSDAVASAEKNEVVVVDARNVYETRIGKFNVPNVETLDPEIRQYSDLPSWIDEHTEKLRGKSILMYCTGGIRCEMASAYIRSKGEGFENVFQLYGGIQRYLEQFPDGGYFEGKNFVFDHRISVGSLKENILGTCLICGSSYDDYSSRCRCSNCRMLVLVCPTCQDSTKEYVCELCQKNGKEPCQISTRQDCEIQTGLSEPSGFEKPSISNHILTSKVPWCNGSEQLKKLRILCLHGFRQNASNFKGRMSALAKKLKHIAELVFIDAPHELPFVYQPIQSHCSDKPSPPPETPKRKFAWLIAPNSSCSTEQDWKVADAPFDPLQYQQQTEGFEESYVYLENTISQMGCFDGILGFSQGAAMAALFCRKQQETSGAPKFRFGMFCSGYPAPVGDFDAELIKLPSLHCFGNGEGHDRQIANRASCELADQFQQDCCSIVEHDMGHIIPTRSPYIDRIKDFLSGFL; encoded by the exons ATGGACGCGACgcggcagcaggagcagcatacaggagatggcggcggagaCCGCTACGGCGTGCTTCTCTACTACAAGTACGCCGAGgtgcccgacgccgccgcgctcgccgcgttCTACGAAACGCACTGCCGCAGCCTCTCGCTCGTCGGCCGCGTCCGCGTCGGCCCCGACGGCGTCAACGCCACG CTCGGAGGGCGAATGACGGCGCTAGAGAAGCACATCGCCGAGATGAGCTCCAAAGCCTTGTTCGACGGCACCGACTTCAAGCTGGCGTCCTGCGAGGACCCCGTTGACGAGAGGGTCGCCAGGGAATGCGGCTTCACCTCTCTCTCCGTCAGGGTTGTCAAG GAGCTGGTTACCCTGTGCTCCAATCCCACCTCGGCACCCCCGGAGATTTTGGGTGCAGGGAAACACTTGTCAGCCGCTGAGTTCCATTCAGTGCTCCAAAATGTTG CTGGGACTAGTTCGGATGCAGTGGCATCTGCAGAGAAGAATGAAGTGGTTGTCGTGGACGCGAGGAATGTGTATGAGACGCGGATCGGCAAGTTCAATGTACCAAATGTGGAGACTTTAGATCCAGAAATCAGGCAATACAGTGACCTGCCTTCATGGATAGATGAGCATACTGAGAAGTTGCGTGGGAAGTCAATTCTGAT GTACTGCACTGGAGGTATACGATGTGAGATGGCATCAGCTTATATTCGCTCAAAAGGTGAAGGATTTGAGAACGTTTTTCAG CTATATGGTGGCATCCAGCGGTATCTGGAGCAATTTCCAGACGGTGGCTATTTTGAAGGAAAGAATTTTGTATTTGACCACAG AATCTCAGTAGGAAGCCTGAAAGAGAACATACTTGGAACGTGTTTGATATGTGGTTCTTCCTATGATGACTATTCATCCCGGTGTCGTTGCAGCAACTGTAGAATGTTGGTCTTAGTGTGCCCTACATGTCAG GATTCCACTAAGGAGTATGTATGCGAGCTGTGTCAAAAGAATGGAAAGGAACCCTGCCAAATATCAACAAGGCAAGACTGTGAGATACAGACAGGGCTATCTGAACCTTCTGGTTTTGAAAAGCCATCCATAAGCAATCACATTCTGACCTCCAAAGTCCCCTGGTGTAATG GTAGCGAGCAGCTGAAAAAGCTGAGGATCCTCTGCTTGCATGGTTTCCGGCAGAACGCATCCAATTTTAAGGGAAGAATGTCAGCACTTGCCAAGAAGCTGAAGCACATTGCTGAGCTTGTCTTCATAGACGCTCCTCATGAGCTTCCTTTTGTATACCAACCAATCCAGAGCCACTGCTCTGACAAACCCTCACCTCCGCCTGAGACACCAAAACGGAAATTTGCATGGCTCATCGCTCCAAACTCCAGCTGCAGCACCGAGCAAGACTGGAAGGTTGCAGATGCGCCATTCGACCCACTTCAGTACCAGCAACAAACCGAAGGCTTTGAGGAATCATACGTCTACCTAGAAAACACAATCTCTCAGATGGGGTGCTTCGACGGAATCCTTGGCTTCTCTCAGGGCGCTGCCATGGCTGCCTTGTTCTGCAGGAAGCAGCAAGAGACCTCCGGTGCTCCGAAGTTCAGGTTTGGGATGTTCTGCTCTGGGTATCCAGCACCAGTGGGTGATTTTGATGCCGAACTAATCAAGCTCCCCTCGCTGCATTGTTTTGGCAATGGCGAAGGCCATGATCGGCAGATAGCGAACAGGGCGAGCTGTGAACTTGCTGATCAATTTCAGCAGGATTGCTGCTCCATTGTTGAGCATGATATGGGCCACATAATCCCCACCCGGTCGCCCTACATCGATCGGATAAAGGATTTTCTTTCCGGTTTCCTATGA
- the LOC117848838 gene encoding rhodanese-like domain-containing protein 6 isoform X2 codes for MDATRQQEQHTGDGGGDRYGVLLYYKYAEVPDAAALAAFYETHCRSLSLVGRVRVGPDGVNATLGGRMTALEKHIAEMSSKALFDGTDFKLASCEDPVDERVARECGFTSLSVRVVKELVTLCSNPTSAPPEILGAGKHLSAAEFHSVLQNVAGTSSDAVASAEKNEVVVVDARNVYETRIGKFNVPNVETLDPEIRQYSDLPSWIDEHTEKLRGKSILMYCTGGIRCEMASAYIRSKGEGFENVFQLYGGIQRYLEQFPDGGYFEGKNFVFDHRISVGSLKENILGTCLICGSSYDDYSSRCRCSNCRMLVLVCPTCQDSTKEYVCELCQKNGKEPCQISTRQDCEIQTGLSEPSGFEKPSISNHILTSKVPWCNGKVASS; via the exons ATGGACGCGACgcggcagcaggagcagcatacaggagatggcggcggagaCCGCTACGGCGTGCTTCTCTACTACAAGTACGCCGAGgtgcccgacgccgccgcgctcgccgcgttCTACGAAACGCACTGCCGCAGCCTCTCGCTCGTCGGCCGCGTCCGCGTCGGCCCCGACGGCGTCAACGCCACG CTCGGAGGGCGAATGACGGCGCTAGAGAAGCACATCGCCGAGATGAGCTCCAAAGCCTTGTTCGACGGCACCGACTTCAAGCTGGCGTCCTGCGAGGACCCCGTTGACGAGAGGGTCGCCAGGGAATGCGGCTTCACCTCTCTCTCCGTCAGGGTTGTCAAG GAGCTGGTTACCCTGTGCTCCAATCCCACCTCGGCACCCCCGGAGATTTTGGGTGCAGGGAAACACTTGTCAGCCGCTGAGTTCCATTCAGTGCTCCAAAATGTTG CTGGGACTAGTTCGGATGCAGTGGCATCTGCAGAGAAGAATGAAGTGGTTGTCGTGGACGCGAGGAATGTGTATGAGACGCGGATCGGCAAGTTCAATGTACCAAATGTGGAGACTTTAGATCCAGAAATCAGGCAATACAGTGACCTGCCTTCATGGATAGATGAGCATACTGAGAAGTTGCGTGGGAAGTCAATTCTGAT GTACTGCACTGGAGGTATACGATGTGAGATGGCATCAGCTTATATTCGCTCAAAAGGTGAAGGATTTGAGAACGTTTTTCAG CTATATGGTGGCATCCAGCGGTATCTGGAGCAATTTCCAGACGGTGGCTATTTTGAAGGAAAGAATTTTGTATTTGACCACAG AATCTCAGTAGGAAGCCTGAAAGAGAACATACTTGGAACGTGTTTGATATGTGGTTCTTCCTATGATGACTATTCATCCCGGTGTCGTTGCAGCAACTGTAGAATGTTGGTCTTAGTGTGCCCTACATGTCAG GATTCCACTAAGGAGTATGTATGCGAGCTGTGTCAAAAGAATGGAAAGGAACCCTGCCAAATATCAACAAGGCAAGACTGTGAGATACAGACAGGGCTATCTGAACCTTCTGGTTTTGAAAAGCCATCCATAAGCAATCACATTCTGACCTCCAAAGTCCCCTGGTGTAATGGTAAG GTAGCGAGCAGCTGA